One Scophthalmus maximus strain ysfricsl-2021 chromosome 9, ASM2237912v1, whole genome shotgun sequence genomic region harbors:
- the sec24b gene encoding protein transport protein Sec24B isoform X1 — protein sequence MSAPGSTNLGSSVGYSQSPTPNGGAAPPRQNGPAQTYPSVYPPTGYYGAPPQQQSYPTTHAHSNAGPNKAPITNSAHSANYYQNNHHHHPHQHHQHQPHLPQHHVTPSPYSAPPSSAPPSQPYATLPSSAPPPPSNAQYNPQQPVQQQQHPPYATPGSYYGQQHSYHAPAAQRPQQQKHPSLVPVPAGGPGAPLHPIVSYPSALGSSQYGTLSSLQSAPAHGVMPTQVGAPLHQYNAPQPAGPTTTPVQAGGYGVGPSGQMAPTVNGQGSTGQTTVHQHYDQSHQALQSYNSYHGGVTHPHRAGGADADRPPSRTPSTSVHSSPGHHQGMQYGYVANSGASSASATTSGPAAANPSSSSSEDGDDDDEEEEEDEDEEAGGDTSSSTTGSASPVPNSYDSLEGGNYPDSLPPSDDMTNQAQPYGSYGYPASMQPAYPQGPTSHTDSSPAHDPYGPPPSYQQFSQPFPNMSQLSAALGGLSGVPELEVEALRPVNLLQERNLLPPRPLEAPEPNLSPDLKKVNCSPQTFRCTLTSIPQTQALLNKARLPLGLLLHPFRDLQQLPVITSNTIVRCRSCRTYINPFVTFLDQRRWKCNLCYRVNDVPDEFMYNPVTRSYGEPHKRPEVQNATVEFIASSDYMLRPPQPSVYLFVLDVSHNAVEAGYLKYFCESLLDNLDKLPGDTRTRVGFLTFDSTIHFYNLQEGLSQPQMLVVSDIDDVFIPSHDSLMVNLKESAELVKDLLTSLPAMFSQTRETHSALGPALQAAFKLMSPTGGRVTVFQTQLPTLGAGMLKSREDPNQRSSTKGVQHLGPATDFYKKLALDCSGQQIGVDLFLLSSQYADLASLACMSKYSAGSIFYYPSFHHTHNPTQLEKFQKDLERYLTRKIGFEAVMRIRCTKGLSIHTFHGNFFVRSTDLLSLANVNPDSAFAVQMSIEDSLADSSLACFQAALLYTSNKGKRRIRVHTLCLPVVNQLSDVYAGADVQAITCLLANMAIDRSITSGLSDARDALVNAVVDLVSSYKSNVSNLQQSGLVVPASMRLFPLYILALLKQKALRTGTSTRLDERVFAMCEFKTQPLQQLMQMVHPDLYRLDNMSDQGALHLNDTVVPQPHLLHLAADRLSRDGAFLMDCGNVFYLWIGKCCNDMFIRDVLGCPDYASVPPNMSHIPELETLLSERVRAFLDWLQDNRAFSSTIHVVKDDASAQATFFQHLVEDRSESASSYSEFLQNVQLQK from the exons ATGTCGGCGCCGGGTTCCACCAACCTGGGCAGCTCCGTCGGCTACAGCCAGAGCCCGACGCCGAACGGTGGAGCTGCGCCGCCCCGTCAGAACG GTCCGGCACAGACATACCCCTCCGTGTATCCACCTACAGGCTACTACGGAGCCCCACCTCAGCAACAGAGCTACCCCACGACCCATGCCCACTCCAATGCTGGTCCTAATAAAGCGCCCATTACGAACAGTGCCCACAGTGCTAACTACTACCAGAacaaccatcatcatcaccctcatcagcaccatcagcaTCAGCCCCATCTCCCCCAGCATCATGTCACTCCCTCCCCGTACAGTGCTCCCCCGAGCTCGGCCCCTCCTTCTCAGCCATATGCCACACTCCCCTCTTCAGCGCCACCTCCACCATCAAACGCCCAGTACAACCCGCAGCAGccagtccagcagcagcagcatcctcccTACGCCACTCCAGGCTCCTACTATGGACAGCAGCACTCGTACCACGCTCCCGCGGCGCAGCGCCCTCAACAGCAGAAACATCCGAGTTTGGTCCCCGTGCCAGCGGGCGGCCCCGGAGCGCCCCTCCACCCCATCGTTTCGTACCCGTCGGCGCTGGGAAGCAGCCAGTACGGCACCCTGAGCTCCTTGCAGAGCGCCCCCGCGCACGGAGTCATGCCCACGCAGGTGGGGGCACCCCTGCATCAGTACAACGCCCCACAGCCAGCCGGCCCAACAACAACACCGGTGCAAGCCGGCGGGTATGGCGTGGGGCCAAGCGGTCAGATGGCGCCGACGGTCAATGGTCAAGGAagcacag GCCAGACCACGGTCCACCAACACTACGATCAAAGCCACCAGGCGCTGCAGAGCTACAACTCCTATCACGGCGGAGTCACGCACCCTCACCGCGCTGGTGGTGCGGACGCAGACCGACCGCCCTCCAGGACCCCTTCCACCTCTGTTCACTCCTCGCCGGGCCACCACCAAG GCATGCAATATGGATACGTTGCTAATAGTGGAGCTAGCTCCGCCTCTGCCACCACCTCAGGCCCAGCGGCAGCAAACCCCTCGTCATCCAGCTCTGAggatggcgatgatgatgacgaggaggaggaggaggatgaggatgaggaagcaG GCGGTGatacttcctcctccaccactggcAGCGCCTCTCCGGTGCCCAACAGCTACGACTCCCTGGAAGGGGGCAACTATCCAG ATTCCCTGCCACCTTCTGATGACATGACCAACCAGGCCCAGCCCTACGGTAGCTATGGTTACCCAGCCAGCATGCAGCCGGCCTATCCACAGGGGCCGACCTCCCACACGGACTCGTCTCCCGCTCACGACCCGTACGGCCCGCCGCCCAGCTACCAGCAGTTCTCCCAG CCATTCCCGAACATGTCCCAGCTGTCGGCGGCGCTCGGGGGGCTGAGCGGGGTGccggagctggaggtggaggccCTGAGGCCAGTCaacctgctgcaggagaggaacCTGCTGCCCCCCAGGCCCCTGGAGGCCCCTGAACCCAACCTCAGCCCTGACCTCAAGAAGGTCAACTGCAGCCCACA GACGTTCAGGTGTACGCTGACGAGCATCCCCCAGACACAGGCTCTACTCAACAAGGCCCGGCTCCCCCTGGGTCTGCTGCTCCATCCCTTCAGAGACCTACAG cagttACCGGTGATCACCTCCAACACGATCGTGCGCTGTCGCTCCTGTCGCACCTACATCAACCCGTTCGTCACCTTCCTGGACCAGCGCAGGTGGAAGTGTAACCTCTGTTACCGGGTCAACGATG TTCCAGACGAGTTCATGTACAACCCAGTCACCAGGTCGTATGGCGAACCCCACAAGAGACCCGAGGTTCAAAATGCCACCGTGGAGTTCATCGCGTCCTCAGACTACATG TTGAGACCTCCTCAGCCGTCCGTCTACCTGTTTGTCCTCGACGTGTCTCACAATGCTGTGGAGGCAGGTTACCTGAAGTACTTCTGTGAATCACTTCTCGACAACCTGGATAA GTTGCCCGGGGACACTCGCACCAGGGTGGGCTTCCTCACCTTCGACAGCACCATCCACTTCTACAACCTCCAGGAGGGATTATCACAGCCGCAGATGCTGGTGGTGTCTGACATCGATG ATGTCTTCATTCCGTCTCACGACAGTCTGATGGTGAACCTGAAGGAGAGCGCAGAG ctggtgAAGGACCTGCTGACCTCGCTGCCGGCCATGTTCAGTCAGACCCGGGAGACCCACAGCGCCCTGGGCCCGGCGCTACAGGCCGCCTTCAAGCTCATGTCGCCCACCGGCGGCCGCGTCACAGTTTTCCAGACGCAGCTGCCCACGCTGGGCGCCGGCATGCTCAAATCACGGGAAGACCCCAACCAGCGATCGAGTACTAAg GGAGTGCAGCACCTCGGCCCCGCCACGGACTTCTACAAGAAACTGGCTCTGGACTGCTCGGGACAACAGATCGGGGTGGATCTCTTCTTGCTCAGCTCGCAGTACGCCGACCTCGCCTCGCTAG cttgTATGTCCAAGTATTCCGCGGGCAGCATCTTTTACTACCCCTCCTTTCATCACACCCACAACCCTACTCAGCTGGAGAAGTTCCAGAAGGATCTCGAGCGCTACCTCACCAGGAAGATCGGCTTCGAGGCGGTGATGAGAATACGCTGCACCAAAG GTTTGTCCATCCACACGTTCCACGGGAACTTCTTTGTGCGCTCCACCGACCTGCTGTCCCTGGCCAATGTGAACCCGGACTCCGCCTTCGCTGTCCAGATGTCAATCGAAGACTCGCTGGCCGACTCGTCTCTGGCCTGCTTCCAGGCTGCTCTGCTCTACACCTCTAataaag GAAAGAGGCGTATCCGAGTTCACACTCTGTGTCTGCCGGTGGTCAACCAGCTGAGCGACGTGTACGCCGGGGCCGACGTCCAAGCAATCACTTGTCTGCTCGCCAACATGG CCATCGACCGGTCGATCACGTCCGGCCTGTCGGACGCCCGCGACGCCCTGGTGAACGCCGTGGTCGACCTGGTGAGCTCCTACAAGAGCAACGTGTCCAACCTGCAGCAGTCGGGCCTCGTCGTCCCGGCCTCCATGCGCCTCTTCCCCCTCTACATCCTCGCTCTGCTCAAACAG AAAGCGCTGCGGACGGGCACCAGCACGCGACTGGACGAGCGAGTCTTCGCCATGTGCGAGTTCAAGACGcagccgctgcagcagctgatgcaGATGGTTCATCCCGACCTGTACAGGCTGGACAACATGTCGGACCAG ggggcgctgcacCTGAACGACACTGTGGTTCCGCAGCCTCACCTGCTCCACCTGGCCGCTGACAGGCTGAGCAGAGATGGAGCTTTCCTCATGGACTGTGGCAAC GTGTTCTACCTGTGGATCGGCAAATGCTGCAACGACATGTTCATACGAGACGTTCTGGGCTGCCCCGACTACGCCTCCGTTCCCCCCAACATG AGTCACATTCCTGAGCTGGAGACGCTTCTGTCTGAGAGAGTGCGAGCGTTCCTCGACTGGCTGCAGGACAACAGAGCGTTCAGCTCCACGATACACGTCGTCAA GGACGATGCTTCGGCTCAGGCCACGTTCTTCCAGCACCTGGTGGAGGATCGGTCCGAGTCGGCTTCGTCCTACTCTGAATTCCTGCAGAACGTTCAGCTTCAGAAGTAG
- the LOC118319994 gene encoding thiosulfate sulfurtransferase/rhodanese-like domain-containing protein 2, with the protein MAAADLPLCSELLLDQELDSSACDDGSQLEKQLSASQRRDYSLCRRKSFAAFVASRRDRGPEGGGTSWCCCGQTFREHPAVHKHVARTHDAEIKHLTRATYKCFLSRPEEEPETRQGKAEAVDISAWIPDTSHISEEQLQKGPGKVLLYYHYCPVEHPHVICAWQKALCEKLHLTGKVRVASEGINGTVGGTNVAIDVYIDAMRSHPLFGMDREDFKTSDGGAECFTDLRVGVYKEIVPMGMDPDVVSYRLAGIHLEPEEFHKEVEAILAEGDSCTDTVLLDCRNFYESKIGQFTQCLAPDIRKFSYFPDYVDQNLELFRDKKVLMYCTGGIRCERGSAYLRSKDVCKEVYQLKGGIHKYLERFPEGFYRGKLFVFDERYTISSNSDIISDCRYCGRPWDQYELCSTQFCCQLVLSCHGCRLDGHTACCPACQTKGRGRSEASSSSSSSSATATAPHHKEECECTDGRPRIPQDVCATQTW; encoded by the exons ATGGCGGCGGCGGATCTGCCTCTTTGCTCCGAGCTGCTGTTGGACCAGGAGCTCGACTCGTCCGCGTGTGATGATGGATCGCAGCTGGAGAAACAGCTGTCAGCCTCGCAGAGAAGAGACTACAGCCTCTgcaggaggaag TCGTTCGCTGCCTTTGTGGCGTCCAGGAGGGACCGCGGTCCTGAGGGAGGAGGCACATCTTGGTGCTGCTGCGGACAGACCTTCAGGGAACACCCCGCCGTTCACAAGCACGTGGCCAGGACTCACGACGCCGAGATAAAGCATCTCACGCGGGCCACGTACAAGTGTTTTTTAAGCCGACCGGAGGAAGAACCGGAAACACGGCAGGGCAAAGCCGAGGCGGTGGACATCTCTGCTTGGATACCCGACACCAGTCACATCTCTGAGGAGCAACTGCAGAA GGGTCCAGGAAAGGTCCTCCTCTACTATCACTACTGTCCAGTGGAGCATCCGCACGTCATCTGCGCTTGGCAGAAAGCTTTGTGTGAAAAGCTCCACTTAACTGGCAAG GTCAGGGTGGCGTCCGAGGGCATCAACGGGACGGTCGGTGGCACCAACGTGGCCATTGACGTTTACATCGACGCGATGCGTTCCCATCCTCTCTTCGGGATGGACAGGGAGGATTTTAAG ACGAGTGATGGTGGTGCCGAGTGTTTCACAGACCTCAGGGTTGGGGTCTACAAAGAAATCGTCCCCATGGGAATGGATCCCGATGTCGTCTCCTACCGATTAGCAG GAATTCACCTGGAGCCCGAGGAGTTTCACAAAGAAGTGGAGGCTATTTTGGCCGAGGGGGATTCGTGCACCGACACCGTCCTCCTCGACTGCCGCAACTTTTACGAGAGTAAAATT GGGCAGTTCACTCAGTGTCTGGCGCCGGACATCCGTAAGTTCAGCTACTTCCCGGACTACGTCGACCAGAACCTGGAACTGTTCCGAGACAAGAAGGTCCTCATGTACTGCACGGGGGGGATCCGCTGCGAGCGCGGCTCCGCGTACCTCCGCTCCAAG GACGTGTGTAAAGAGGTTTACCAGCTGAAAGGTGGAATTCACAAGTACCTGGAGCGTTTCCCCGAGGGTTTCTATCGTGGAAAGCTCTTCGTCTTCGATGAGCGTTACACCATCTCCTCCAACAGCGACATCATCTCAG ACTGCAGATACTGTGGGCGTCCCTGGGACCAGTACGAGCTCTGTTCCACCCAGTTCTGCTGCCAGCTGGTTCTGTCGTGTCACGGCTGCAGACTGGACGGACACACCGCCTGCTGCCCCGCCTGCCAAACCAAAGGACGGGGTCGGAGCGaggcgtcctcctcctcctcctcctcctccgccaccgccaccgctcCGCATCACAAGGAGGAGTGCGAGTGCACCGACGGACGTCCCAGAATTCCCCAGGATGTGTGTGCGACGCAGACGTGGTGA
- the sec24b gene encoding protein transport protein Sec24B isoform X2 gives MSAPGSTNLGSSVGYSQSPTPNGGAAPPRQNGPAQTYPSVYPPTGYYGAPPQQQSYPTTHAHSNAGPNKAPITNSAHSANYYQNNHHHHPHQHHQHQPHLPQHHVTPSPYSAPPSSAPPSQPYATLPSSAPPPPSNAQYNPQQPVQQQQHPPYATPGSYYGQQHSYHAPAAQRPQQQKHPSLVPVPAGGPGAPLHPIVSYPSALGSSQYGTLSSLQSAPAHGVMPTQVGAPLHQYNAPQPAGPTTTPVQAGGYGVGPSGQMAPTVNGQGSTGQTTVHQHYDQSHQALQSYNSYHGGVTHPHRAGGADADRPPSRTPSTSVHSSPGHHQGGDTSSSTTGSASPVPNSYDSLEGGNYPDSLPPSDDMTNQAQPYGSYGYPASMQPAYPQGPTSHTDSSPAHDPYGPPPSYQQFSQPFPNMSQLSAALGGLSGVPELEVEALRPVNLLQERNLLPPRPLEAPEPNLSPDLKKVNCSPQTFRCTLTSIPQTQALLNKARLPLGLLLHPFRDLQQLPVITSNTIVRCRSCRTYINPFVTFLDQRRWKCNLCYRVNDVPDEFMYNPVTRSYGEPHKRPEVQNATVEFIASSDYMLRPPQPSVYLFVLDVSHNAVEAGYLKYFCESLLDNLDKLPGDTRTRVGFLTFDSTIHFYNLQEGLSQPQMLVVSDIDDVFIPSHDSLMVNLKESAELVKDLLTSLPAMFSQTRETHSALGPALQAAFKLMSPTGGRVTVFQTQLPTLGAGMLKSREDPNQRSSTKGVQHLGPATDFYKKLALDCSGQQIGVDLFLLSSQYADLASLACMSKYSAGSIFYYPSFHHTHNPTQLEKFQKDLERYLTRKIGFEAVMRIRCTKGLSIHTFHGNFFVRSTDLLSLANVNPDSAFAVQMSIEDSLADSSLACFQAALLYTSNKGKRRIRVHTLCLPVVNQLSDVYAGADVQAITCLLANMAIDRSITSGLSDARDALVNAVVDLVSSYKSNVSNLQQSGLVVPASMRLFPLYILALLKQKALRTGTSTRLDERVFAMCEFKTQPLQQLMQMVHPDLYRLDNMSDQGALHLNDTVVPQPHLLHLAADRLSRDGAFLMDCGNVFYLWIGKCCNDMFIRDVLGCPDYASVPPNMSHIPELETLLSERVRAFLDWLQDNRAFSSTIHVVKDDASAQATFFQHLVEDRSESASSYSEFLQNVQLQK, from the exons ATGTCGGCGCCGGGTTCCACCAACCTGGGCAGCTCCGTCGGCTACAGCCAGAGCCCGACGCCGAACGGTGGAGCTGCGCCGCCCCGTCAGAACG GTCCGGCACAGACATACCCCTCCGTGTATCCACCTACAGGCTACTACGGAGCCCCACCTCAGCAACAGAGCTACCCCACGACCCATGCCCACTCCAATGCTGGTCCTAATAAAGCGCCCATTACGAACAGTGCCCACAGTGCTAACTACTACCAGAacaaccatcatcatcaccctcatcagcaccatcagcaTCAGCCCCATCTCCCCCAGCATCATGTCACTCCCTCCCCGTACAGTGCTCCCCCGAGCTCGGCCCCTCCTTCTCAGCCATATGCCACACTCCCCTCTTCAGCGCCACCTCCACCATCAAACGCCCAGTACAACCCGCAGCAGccagtccagcagcagcagcatcctcccTACGCCACTCCAGGCTCCTACTATGGACAGCAGCACTCGTACCACGCTCCCGCGGCGCAGCGCCCTCAACAGCAGAAACATCCGAGTTTGGTCCCCGTGCCAGCGGGCGGCCCCGGAGCGCCCCTCCACCCCATCGTTTCGTACCCGTCGGCGCTGGGAAGCAGCCAGTACGGCACCCTGAGCTCCTTGCAGAGCGCCCCCGCGCACGGAGTCATGCCCACGCAGGTGGGGGCACCCCTGCATCAGTACAACGCCCCACAGCCAGCCGGCCCAACAACAACACCGGTGCAAGCCGGCGGGTATGGCGTGGGGCCAAGCGGTCAGATGGCGCCGACGGTCAATGGTCAAGGAagcacag GCCAGACCACGGTCCACCAACACTACGATCAAAGCCACCAGGCGCTGCAGAGCTACAACTCCTATCACGGCGGAGTCACGCACCCTCACCGCGCTGGTGGTGCGGACGCAGACCGACCGCCCTCCAGGACCCCTTCCACCTCTGTTCACTCCTCGCCGGGCCACCACCAAG GCGGTGatacttcctcctccaccactggcAGCGCCTCTCCGGTGCCCAACAGCTACGACTCCCTGGAAGGGGGCAACTATCCAG ATTCCCTGCCACCTTCTGATGACATGACCAACCAGGCCCAGCCCTACGGTAGCTATGGTTACCCAGCCAGCATGCAGCCGGCCTATCCACAGGGGCCGACCTCCCACACGGACTCGTCTCCCGCTCACGACCCGTACGGCCCGCCGCCCAGCTACCAGCAGTTCTCCCAG CCATTCCCGAACATGTCCCAGCTGTCGGCGGCGCTCGGGGGGCTGAGCGGGGTGccggagctggaggtggaggccCTGAGGCCAGTCaacctgctgcaggagaggaacCTGCTGCCCCCCAGGCCCCTGGAGGCCCCTGAACCCAACCTCAGCCCTGACCTCAAGAAGGTCAACTGCAGCCCACA GACGTTCAGGTGTACGCTGACGAGCATCCCCCAGACACAGGCTCTACTCAACAAGGCCCGGCTCCCCCTGGGTCTGCTGCTCCATCCCTTCAGAGACCTACAG cagttACCGGTGATCACCTCCAACACGATCGTGCGCTGTCGCTCCTGTCGCACCTACATCAACCCGTTCGTCACCTTCCTGGACCAGCGCAGGTGGAAGTGTAACCTCTGTTACCGGGTCAACGATG TTCCAGACGAGTTCATGTACAACCCAGTCACCAGGTCGTATGGCGAACCCCACAAGAGACCCGAGGTTCAAAATGCCACCGTGGAGTTCATCGCGTCCTCAGACTACATG TTGAGACCTCCTCAGCCGTCCGTCTACCTGTTTGTCCTCGACGTGTCTCACAATGCTGTGGAGGCAGGTTACCTGAAGTACTTCTGTGAATCACTTCTCGACAACCTGGATAA GTTGCCCGGGGACACTCGCACCAGGGTGGGCTTCCTCACCTTCGACAGCACCATCCACTTCTACAACCTCCAGGAGGGATTATCACAGCCGCAGATGCTGGTGGTGTCTGACATCGATG ATGTCTTCATTCCGTCTCACGACAGTCTGATGGTGAACCTGAAGGAGAGCGCAGAG ctggtgAAGGACCTGCTGACCTCGCTGCCGGCCATGTTCAGTCAGACCCGGGAGACCCACAGCGCCCTGGGCCCGGCGCTACAGGCCGCCTTCAAGCTCATGTCGCCCACCGGCGGCCGCGTCACAGTTTTCCAGACGCAGCTGCCCACGCTGGGCGCCGGCATGCTCAAATCACGGGAAGACCCCAACCAGCGATCGAGTACTAAg GGAGTGCAGCACCTCGGCCCCGCCACGGACTTCTACAAGAAACTGGCTCTGGACTGCTCGGGACAACAGATCGGGGTGGATCTCTTCTTGCTCAGCTCGCAGTACGCCGACCTCGCCTCGCTAG cttgTATGTCCAAGTATTCCGCGGGCAGCATCTTTTACTACCCCTCCTTTCATCACACCCACAACCCTACTCAGCTGGAGAAGTTCCAGAAGGATCTCGAGCGCTACCTCACCAGGAAGATCGGCTTCGAGGCGGTGATGAGAATACGCTGCACCAAAG GTTTGTCCATCCACACGTTCCACGGGAACTTCTTTGTGCGCTCCACCGACCTGCTGTCCCTGGCCAATGTGAACCCGGACTCCGCCTTCGCTGTCCAGATGTCAATCGAAGACTCGCTGGCCGACTCGTCTCTGGCCTGCTTCCAGGCTGCTCTGCTCTACACCTCTAataaag GAAAGAGGCGTATCCGAGTTCACACTCTGTGTCTGCCGGTGGTCAACCAGCTGAGCGACGTGTACGCCGGGGCCGACGTCCAAGCAATCACTTGTCTGCTCGCCAACATGG CCATCGACCGGTCGATCACGTCCGGCCTGTCGGACGCCCGCGACGCCCTGGTGAACGCCGTGGTCGACCTGGTGAGCTCCTACAAGAGCAACGTGTCCAACCTGCAGCAGTCGGGCCTCGTCGTCCCGGCCTCCATGCGCCTCTTCCCCCTCTACATCCTCGCTCTGCTCAAACAG AAAGCGCTGCGGACGGGCACCAGCACGCGACTGGACGAGCGAGTCTTCGCCATGTGCGAGTTCAAGACGcagccgctgcagcagctgatgcaGATGGTTCATCCCGACCTGTACAGGCTGGACAACATGTCGGACCAG ggggcgctgcacCTGAACGACACTGTGGTTCCGCAGCCTCACCTGCTCCACCTGGCCGCTGACAGGCTGAGCAGAGATGGAGCTTTCCTCATGGACTGTGGCAAC GTGTTCTACCTGTGGATCGGCAAATGCTGCAACGACATGTTCATACGAGACGTTCTGGGCTGCCCCGACTACGCCTCCGTTCCCCCCAACATG AGTCACATTCCTGAGCTGGAGACGCTTCTGTCTGAGAGAGTGCGAGCGTTCCTCGACTGGCTGCAGGACAACAGAGCGTTCAGCTCCACGATACACGTCGTCAA GGACGATGCTTCGGCTCAGGCCACGTTCTTCCAGCACCTGGTGGAGGATCGGTCCGAGTCGGCTTCGTCCTACTCTGAATTCCTGCAGAACGTTCAGCTTCAGAAGTAG